In Halobacillus amylolyticus, the following proteins share a genomic window:
- a CDS encoding LLM class flavin-dependent oxidoreductase, which produces MKLSVLDQSPVLTGMSPHDALQQTTELAKWADQLGYHRFWVSEHHSTNSLAGSSPEILTAHLAAHTERIRIGTGGVLLPHYSSYKVAESFRVLETLNPNRIDLGIGRAPGGMPNVNLALNPGKIPSIEGYPAQVEELIAYLHGKDPQDMGVFASPQGDTVPPVWMLGSSGTSARVAADLGVSYSFAHFINGYGGARAMDRYKDNFQPSLQQQTPQGNVSIFVVCAESDEQAEYLAASLDLAILKIEQGGIRHHFPTPEEAFSYPYTMFEEQRVRENRSRMIVGSIEKVKGEVESLANYYQVDEVIINTIVSPFDERLKSYELLADAFKLRESVVR; this is translated from the coding sequence ATGAAATTAAGTGTATTGGACCAATCCCCTGTGCTAACAGGAATGAGTCCACATGATGCATTACAACAAACGACGGAGCTGGCCAAATGGGCAGATCAGCTCGGCTATCATAGATTTTGGGTGTCTGAACACCATAGTACAAACAGTTTGGCAGGGTCTTCACCTGAAATATTGACGGCCCATTTAGCTGCACACACCGAGCGAATCCGTATTGGTACAGGTGGTGTTCTTCTTCCACATTACAGCTCCTATAAAGTGGCGGAATCCTTTCGAGTACTTGAAACACTAAACCCTAACCGGATTGACTTAGGTATCGGACGTGCACCCGGCGGCATGCCAAACGTCAACTTAGCATTAAACCCGGGGAAAATCCCGAGTATAGAAGGATACCCTGCTCAAGTTGAAGAATTAATTGCTTATCTACATGGAAAGGATCCACAAGATATGGGTGTCTTTGCCTCCCCACAAGGTGATACTGTGCCACCCGTTTGGATGCTTGGTTCAAGCGGCACAAGTGCAAGAGTAGCGGCTGACCTCGGTGTTTCCTACTCCTTCGCGCACTTTATTAATGGGTATGGCGGGGCTCGCGCAATGGACCGTTATAAGGATAACTTTCAACCCTCCCTTCAGCAGCAGACGCCCCAAGGGAACGTGTCTATCTTTGTCGTTTGTGCAGAATCTGACGAACAAGCTGAATACTTGGCAGCCAGTTTAGACCTTGCTATCTTAAAAATTGAACAAGGTGGAATCCGTCATCACTTCCCGACACCTGAAGAAGCGTTTAGCTACCCATACACCATGTTTGAGGAACAGCGGGTTCGTGAAAATCGCAGCCGTATGATCGTCGGCTCCATTGAAAAGGTCAAAGGGGAAGTAGAAAGTCTAGCAAACTACTATCAGGTGGATGAAGTCATTATCAACACGATTGTTTCTCCTTTTGACGAACGTTTAAAATCCTATGAATTATTAGCTGATGCCTTCAAGCTTCGTGAATCTGTAGTTCGATAG
- a CDS encoding efflux RND transporter periplasmic adaptor subunit, which translates to MRTRYKVRIVGLCAIAFLLLNACLLFFDRDSEVERKSYIKNWSAAFIYDLYETINTRGVFTASDTNAIYFDQQTGSFQEFLIEEGDEISEGDELYTYEVADYDTQVHKLESEASRLEGEIDSIETYINDLESFTIPESETTSPPSFSQRSETEEENPFLFPAPSTENPFSQNINPQQQESDSDSTIETEFMKEQALAEKELELSQKQAQLTMVEDQLSQLEETGQTITVTSEFSGVVTDLSENLESPLLTLSSSNLTVSGELSENHRKLVEQGMNTLVRIPDLNIELPGTIEAIHPFPEKVDVNRASDYPYEIIVEGESEEVKPGYHAEVEILTDEAVDTVAAFDDVLMTDVNSSAWVMDDQGRLEERELETGITEDGIVEVIDGLENNDHLAVQPVDEFRQGSIFFTPLKVSDLQIRELFSIDPSLMLDYGLLGLMNR; encoded by the coding sequence ATGAGAACACGCTATAAAGTTAGAATTGTAGGACTATGCGCCATTGCCTTCCTACTACTTAATGCCTGTCTACTATTCTTTGACCGTGACAGTGAAGTGGAACGGAAGTCTTACATTAAAAACTGGTCTGCAGCCTTTATTTACGATCTCTATGAAACAATCAATACTAGAGGGGTTTTTACCGCAAGCGATACAAATGCTATTTACTTTGATCAACAAACCGGCTCGTTTCAAGAGTTCTTAATTGAAGAAGGCGATGAAATTTCAGAGGGTGACGAGCTTTATACATATGAAGTTGCCGATTATGACACACAAGTACATAAGCTTGAGTCAGAAGCATCTCGTTTAGAAGGAGAAATCGACTCGATAGAAACCTACATCAATGATTTGGAAAGTTTCACAATACCTGAGTCAGAAACGACTAGCCCGCCTTCTTTTTCACAAAGGTCTGAAACAGAGGAGGAAAACCCTTTTCTTTTTCCAGCACCTTCAACAGAGAATCCTTTTTCACAAAACATAAATCCTCAACAGCAGGAGAGCGATTCGGATTCAACGATTGAAACCGAATTCATGAAAGAACAAGCACTTGCTGAAAAGGAACTGGAACTTTCGCAAAAACAAGCCCAGCTTACTATGGTTGAGGATCAGCTTAGCCAGCTTGAAGAAACAGGTCAAACCATCACAGTTACGAGCGAATTTTCCGGGGTTGTGACTGACCTATCTGAAAACCTTGAATCCCCTTTGCTCACCCTTTCATCAAGCAATTTAACGGTAAGTGGTGAGTTATCTGAGAATCATAGAAAACTTGTAGAGCAAGGCATGAACACCCTTGTTCGCATTCCCGACTTAAATATTGAGTTACCGGGTACAATCGAAGCCATTCATCCTTTTCCAGAAAAGGTAGATGTCAACCGTGCTAGTGACTACCCGTATGAAATCATTGTTGAGGGAGAAAGTGAAGAAGTTAAACCAGGCTATCACGCCGAAGTTGAAATCCTAACAGATGAAGCCGTTGATACTGTCGCTGCTTTTGATGACGTGTTAATGACAGATGTGAATTCATCTGCCTGGGTCATGGATGATCAAGGACGCCTGGAAGAAAGAGAGCTTGAGACAGGCATCACCGAGGACGGAATTGTCGAAGTTATCGATGGTTTAGAAAACAACGACCACCTCGCCGTCCAACCTGTGGATGAATTCCGTCAAGGTTCTATATTTTTCACACCACTTAAGGTAAGTGACTTACAAATACGAGAACTCTTTAGTATTGATCCTTCCTTGATGCTGGATTATGGATTACTAGGGCTGATGAATAGATAA
- a CDS encoding YitT family protein — protein MNQLYRFALLFVFSVVLGFAFNMFLLPHEVLTGGVTGLAMVFGLLSPINSGIWLVVLNIPILVIGWMKLGKEFIWNSIFSVFITSISMQYIPVVKVTDDVLLSAVFGGVIAGISIGFIIRLYGSTGGFDVIGLVLTQKRDIPLGGLIFGLNSVVVFISGFIFSWDLALYTMASIYITGIIIDRVHTRHIKLSLMVVSDRGDEIKGELIKNLIRGITVMDGQGAYSNTERKVLYTVISRYELAIVKSLITSVDPKAFVSISETVEVVGNFRR, from the coding sequence ATGAATCAATTATATAGATTTGCTTTATTATTTGTATTTTCTGTTGTTTTAGGATTTGCTTTTAATATGTTCCTGCTCCCTCATGAAGTATTAACAGGTGGAGTAACAGGTCTTGCTATGGTTTTTGGACTGCTTTCTCCCATAAACTCTGGTATTTGGCTTGTCGTTTTAAATATTCCTATTTTGGTTATTGGCTGGATGAAACTAGGGAAGGAATTTATATGGAACAGTATATTTTCCGTATTTATCACCTCTATTTCGATGCAGTATATACCAGTAGTTAAGGTAACCGATGACGTGTTGTTATCTGCTGTATTTGGAGGAGTCATTGCAGGTATATCTATTGGCTTTATCATACGACTTTATGGATCAACTGGAGGCTTTGATGTCATTGGACTTGTTCTTACCCAAAAACGTGATATCCCTCTAGGCGGATTAATTTTCGGCTTAAATAGTGTCGTTGTATTTATATCTGGGTTTATCTTTTCTTGGGACCTAGCGTTATACACGATGGCCTCGATCTACATTACCGGAATTATTATCGACCGTGTTCATACCCGTCATATAAAATTAAGTCTAATGGTGGTATCAGATCGCGGAGATGAGATTAAAGGTGAACTGATTAAAAATTTAATACGAGGTATTACTGTAATGGATGGGCAGGGTGCCTATTCTAATACTGAACGTAAGGTCCTTTATACCGTGATATCCCGTTATGAACTAGCTATAGTCAAGTCTCTAATCACAAGTGTTGATCCAAAGGCATTTGTCAGCATCAGTGAAACGGTTGAAGTAGTAGGGAATTTTAGGAGATAA